From Carassius auratus strain Wakin unplaced genomic scaffold, ASM336829v1 scaf_tig00216962, whole genome shotgun sequence, a single genomic window includes:
- the LOC113099557 gene encoding NLR family CARD domain-containing protein 3-like has protein sequence MASRMNLSEEHDTQIKTVKSQIQGRESDLSEHMDVSVRKNPAMDVSDLCREEDSSVESSLCQNESPEPSCVSIKSDASMGRIIEFSSGDTSADLSQKHKGPQSHTGKKNLDSIFKELEHKIISELKSFKRLLSPDYPECSERDRYDDEGHNRVREGLLKITLLLLRKMNQTDLADTLQTKLMSVYQQKLRSRLQDKYQRLSEGLSNHGDSTRLNEIYTELYITEGGSGEVNNEHEVRQIETVSRRPETQETPINCNDIFKPSPGQDKPIRTVLTKGVAGIGKTVSVQKFILDWTEGKANQDVHFIFPLPFRELNLIQKHLSLVDLLNHLHTETKELKSADYEDYKVMFIFDGLDECRLRLDFQNSRSLSDVTESASVDVLLTNLIKGNLLPSALLWITSRPAAANQIPPECVHQLTEVRGFNDPQKEEYFRKRINDPSLADRIVTHIRSSRSLFIMCHIPVFCWISAAVLERMMGKAESAEIPKTLTQMFTHFLIFQTKLKTQKYDGKYEIDPDQARKTILSLGKLAFEQLEKGNLIFYEEDLKESGIDVREVSVYSGVCTQIFREESGLQLGKVFSFVHLSIQEFLAALFKLLSSSEQNTGLKNEFRSLMISLLKREVDKALQSENGHWDLFLRFLLGLSLESNQTLLQGVLRKTVSSSDINQETAAYIKQKIRENPSPEKSINLFHCLNELNDRSLEQEVQTYLSGTDNYRRLDGVSLSAAQWSALVFVLLNSEEDLDEFNLWKYDRSEECLLRLLPVIKASRKIDLYRCGITQKGCAALISALRSNPSNLTELNLSLNTPGDSGVKLLSALLEDPHCKLKKLR, from the exons ATGGCCTCCAGAATGAATCTCTCTGAAGAACATGACACACAGATAAAGACAGTCAAGAG tcAGATTCAGGGGCGTGAATCAGATTTATCTGAACACATGGATGTGTCTGTGAGGAAAAACCCAGCGATGGATGTTTCAGATCTCTGCAGAGAGGAAGACTCTTCTGTTGAGTCCAG tttgtgtcagaatgaatctcctgaacccagctgtgtgtccatcAAGAGTGACGCGTCAATGGGTCGAATAATTGAGTTCAGCTCGGGAGACACATCTGCTGATCTGAG TCAAAAACATAAAGGACCGCAATCACATACAGGAAAGAAGAACTTAGACTCCATTTTTAAg GagcttgagcacaaaatcatctCTGAGTTAAAAAGCTTTAAGAGACTACTGAGTCCAGATTACCCAGAATGCTCTGAAAGAGACCGTTATGATGATGAGGGTCATAACAGAGTCAGAGAGGGTCTTCTGAAGATCACACTGCTCCTCCTGaggaagatgaaccagacagaccTCGCTGACACACTACAGACCA aactgatgtctgtgtatCAACAAAAACTGAGATCCAGACTACAGGATAAATATCAGAGACTCAGTGAAGGACTGTCCAATCATGGAGACTCAACACGtctgaatgagatctacacagagctctacatcacagagggaggcagtggagaggtcaataatgaacatgaggtgagacagattgagacagtGTCCAGGAGACCAGAGACACAGGAGACACCAATCAACTGCAATGACATATTTAAACCctcacctggacaagacaaacccatcagaactgtgctgactaAAGGAGtcgctggaattggaaaaacagtctctgtgcagaagttcattctggactggactgaaggaaaagccaatcaggacgttcatttcatatttccacttcctttcagggAGCTGAACTTGATACAGAAACATCTCAGTCTTGTGGATCTTCTAAACCACCTTCACACAGAAACCAAAGAATTAAAGTCAGCAGATTATGAGGACTACAAAGTCATGTTCatatttgatggtctggatgagtgtcgACTGCGTCTAGATTTCCAAAACAGTCGGAGCTTGTCTGATGTGACAGAATCAGCTTCAGTGGATGTGCTGCTGACCAACCTCATCAAGGGGAACCTActtccttctgctctcctctGGATCACCTctcgaccagcagcagccaatcagatccctcctGAGTGTGTCCACCAGCTCACAGAGGTACGAGGATTCAACgaccctcagaaggaggaatatttcaggaagagaataaaTGATCCGAGTCTGGCTGATAGAATCGTCACACACATCCGATCATCAAGAAGTCTGTTCATCATGTGTCatatcccagtcttctgctggatttcagccgctgttctggagaGGATGATGGGTAAAGCAGAGAGTGCAGAGATCCCCAAGACTCTCACACAGATGttcacacacttcctgatctTTCAGACCAAACTGAAGACACAGAAGTATGATGGGAAATATGAAATCGATCCTGATCAGGCTAGAAAGACTATTCTGTCTCTAGGAAAACTGGCTTTTGAACAGCTGGAAAAAGGGAACCTGATCTTCTACGAGGAGGACCTGAAAGAGAGCGGCATTGATGTCAGAGAAGTGTCCGTGTACTCAGGAGTTTGTAcccagatcttcagagaggagtctggacTGCAGCTGGGGAAGGTGTtcagctttgttcatctgagtATTCAGGAGTTTCTTGCTGCTTTATTCAAGCTGCTGTCCTCTTCTGAACAAAACACAGGACTGAAGAATGAGTTCAGGTCATTAATGATCAGTTTACTGAAGAGAGAAGTGGACAAGGCCTTACAGAGTGAGAACGGACACTGGGATCTTTTCCTCCGGTTCCTTCTCGGTCTCTCTCTAGAGTCTAATCAGACTCTCTTACAAGGCGTCCTGAGAAAGACAGTAAGCAGCTCTGATATCAATCAGGAAACAGCTGCATACATCAAACAGAAGATCAGGGAGAATCCCTCTCCAgagaaatccatcaatctgttccactgtctgaatgaactgaatgatcGTTCACTAGAGCAGGAAGTACAAACATACCTGAGTGGAACAGATAATTACCGTCGTCTCGATGGAGTCTCTCTGTCTGCTGCTCAGTGGTCGGCTCTGGTGTTTGTGCTGTTGAACTCAGAAGAAGATCTGGATGAGTTTAATCTGTGGAAATATGATCGATCAGAAGAATGTCTTCTGAGGCTGCTGCCAGTGATCAAAGCATCTAGAAAGATTGA